CTCAAAAAAAGAGTTTTTACGATAAATTCGGCAAGCAGTTTACCCGTATGTGCCTCATTTACGGAGGCACGGCACTGGCAGTGCTCACCCTTGGATTTGCCCGTTACCTGACAATTGATCCGGTAATGTTGCAAGGCCCGTATCAATTACCACTTATTCTCTCGACGGGTGTTACCATACTCGCCGTAATAGTGTTAACCGTCTATTTCAAGGCTTGGAAGACAATGCGCAAACAAAAAGGTGCGCATATCCTCCTCGGGCTGTTAAGTTCCGTGTTGCTTTTCGCAGCAGTTCTCTGCGTCGCAATGGTAGCAAACGTCTTACAGTCTCTGGAATACTTTCTTCCTTCCATGGGAACGCCGCTTGAAATCCTGACGGCACTAATTTCGGCTGCAAGCTCTAAAGCATTCATCACCTATATGAGTCTTGGTATCATCACAGGCTTTGCCCTGTGCGGTACTTTCGGGCAAATGTACCTGCTCGCACGCAGAGACAAAGACGATTTTGGTCGTGATTACTATAAGTTTGCCATGCCATACGCAGCAAAATGGGCTATTGGCGGTACGATACTTCAGATTGCAGCATCCATCGTAATGCTTGTATCAACCCAGTTGCCTATACTTATTGAACAAATCACTTCGAGTGCGCCGAAAGACCTGTTGCAGAATCCAATTGTAATGACTTGGGGCTTTGCCCTTCTTCTGCCTGTCTTTGCCTGCATTCTCTGGACATTTATTGTATTGAGCGCAACACCGATGCGTAGAAAAGTCAGCGTATACTGTGCTGGAATTATTATGATAGTTACTGATATCAGCCTGCTGTTTGCAGCCTACGTTGGTATCATGATGACTGTCGCACAGCCTGTAGTCAGCTAGCTTTCAACTCACTGCGAGCTTAAAAAAGCCCGACACCATGCAGGTGTCGGGCTTTTTTACTGCATCATAGATAATACATACGTTATATTAGTAATCCTTGAAGCATTTTTGCACTCCCTTATACTTAATCCGTCCTTGGCCCGACATTAAGTCTGCCCCCCAAAAAAAGGGAACCACCTTAAAGAACTTACACTTTTGTACAAAAGTCGTTGACAATATATATCGAACTGTTCAAATATTCTTCAGATTGAGTGAATATTGGTGAACCACCAATTTGAATTATAAACGGTATGCAACCGGACAGAAGAGGATTCTGGAATGGACTTTAAACTTGATTTACTCCCTGAGGAAAAACGAAATTACAACTGCTTGTCAGAGCTTGAAACTCTCTCATTCGGTCAGCTGCGCAGTGATCATATGTTCGTTGCTGAGTACGAAGACGGCGAGTGGAAAAACGCGCGCATAGTTCCTTATCAGAACTTCTCTATTGCCCCTGGCGCAATGGTACTCCATTACGGTCAGGCTCTTTTTGAAGGCGCAAAAGCATTTCAGCGCGATGGTGAACTCTACACATGGCGCTTTGACAAAAATGCAGAACGTTTGAACGAATCTGCACGAATTCTCTGCATGCCTGAAATTCCAGTCGATTTTCAGATTGAAGCACTCAACCGCCTACTCGATATTGAACGCAACTGGTGTCCAAAAGTTGAGGAATCTTCTCTGTACATTCGTCCGTTCATGTTCGCTACACAGGACTCCCTTGGTGTGCATCCTAGCTCTAAGTACATATACTGCATCATGCTTTCCCCAAGTGGCCCTTACTACGCAGGCGGCTTCAGCAATACTGTTACCCTGCTCGTAACCGAAAAATTCCACCGCGCAACCCCGGGTGGTACCGGTGCTGCTAAAGCATGCGGTAACTACGCTGCTTCACTGCGTGCGCAGGAATTTGCAAAATCAAAAAATTGTGCTCAGGTACTCTATCTTGATACCACCAATACCTATCTTGAAGAAGTTGGTGCAATGAACCACTTCCATATCATGAAGGACGGATCTATCATCATTCCAGAATTTACCGACACAATCCTTAAGTCCATCACATCTCAATCCGTGTTGGAACTTTTCCCGAATGCTCGTCAGGAACGCATCAAAATTGCTGACTTCCTCGAGCAGATTGAGAATGGCGAAATCATCGAAGCCGGCGGTTTCGGTACCGCAGCAGTAATTACCCCAGTTGGTAAATACGTAACCGACGACGGCAAAGAATACGTAGTAGGTGACGGCGAAATCGGTAAACACACCCGCGCCATCTACGAAAAATACGTAAGCATGCAGCGCGGCGATATTGAAGCTCCAGAAGGATGGCTCGTTCAAGTTCCTCACTACTAGCAGCTGCACTCCTTGGTCATACAAAGGCGCCCTTTCGAGCGCCTTTTTTTATGCCGGAAGATCACATTTTGTCTCTGTCATGTCCGAGCCGTGTTGCCTCCGGCGGCTGGGGGAAACCCTTTTTCAAAAGGGTTCTCCCCCAGACCCCCTTCCTAAAACTTTTACTTGCGAGACCAGCCCGTTTCATACAATTGCATGCGGCTTATGCGAACTACTTTAAGAGAATAACGCAGTGTTTTTTCTAGCACCGGCTACCCCTCTGTGCAGAGTTGATCAGCGCGGCATCTCGACTCCCTGATTCATTATCAGTGTAAAAGAACACAAAAAAGTCCCTGCCTTGTGGAAGGCAGGGACTTTTACACACCGAAATTTGTTGTAACAGCTAAAAAACGGTTATGAGCGACGCGGCTCGCGTGCTTTAGCTTCGGAAAGAGTTGCTGGACGACCCATCAAGTTTTTACCATTGAGGGTTTCGATTGCAGCATCAGCTTCATCGGCATCCATATCTACAAATGCAAACCCGCGGGAACGACCAGTTTCCTGATCTTTCATAATGCGCACACGGATAACCGTGCCACATTCTGCAAAGAAATTGCGTAAATCATCGTCTTCAGCGGACCATGCAAGGTTACCGACAAAAATACTTTTTACCATCTAGATTCTCCATAAAATTTCACGGTTCTCCCGTGGTTCTGCTGCAATATACCCAATTCAGCCATGGTCGCAACGAAAATATGTGCCTCCCAAAATATCCCGCCGCAACGGTCAGGCCAAAAAAATTTCATTACTACGCCTACAGCACCGGAACGAAACCAGCAGGAATTAATAAAAAATACCACACTATGGTCATACATTTAGGAACTCAATATATCCGATACGTAAGGTAGTGGGACATAAGCCGCGAGGTTCCGCAAAAAAAGTGCTGACCTCGCAAGTAAAAGTTTTAGGAAAGGGGTCTGGGGGAGAACCCTTTTGCAAAAGGGTTTCCCCCAGCCGCCGGAGGCAAAAAAAGGCTGTTATTCAAACGGCACAAAAAAAGGGACAGCAAATGCTGTCCCTTTTAGATTCTATATTGTTCGACTTAGCTGAGCCAGCCGTTCAATTCTGCTATTTGTGCACGCACAGCATCGGGGCCGGTACCGCCCTGAGTTTTGCGTCGGGCAACAGCATTCTTGTAGGAGAGTACTTCGTACACATCGTCTGAGATAAGATCAGAAACAGTATTGAACTCTTCGATACTGAGATCTTCGAGTCCCTTGTTTTTGTCTTCAGCAAGCGCCACCGCAGCGCCTGTGATGTGGTGAGCTTCACGGAACGGAACACCTTTGCCTACAAGGTAGTCAGCGAGTTCTGTTGCGTTAAGGAAGCCCTGCTTGAGCACTTCTTCCATGCGTTTTGTATTAAAACGCAATTCAGAGAGCATACCTGCCATAATAGCGAGGGATGTTGATACTGTTTTATCAGTATCAATAAACGGCTCTTTATCTTCCTGCATGTCACGGTTGTAGGTCATTGGAAGACCTTTAACTGTGGCGAGCAGGTTCATGAGTGCACCGAAGGTACGCCCCACTTTACCGCGCATGATCTCCGAAACATCCGGATTTTTCTTCTGCGGCATGATGCTTGAGCCGGTGGCGTAGGCATCTGGCAGATAGATGTACCCGAAGTTAGGGTTTGCCCAGTATACAAGCTCTTCGTTAAGACGAGAAAGATGCGTCATAACGAGTGAACCGGCGAATAAGGATTCCAGAACAAAATCTCTGTCGGACACCGCATCCATAGAGTTTTTGAAGGTTCCGTACATGCCGAGTTCTTCTGCTACTGAGGCAGGATCAAGCGGATATGTAGTGCCTGCAAGTGCTGCTGCACCAAGCGGACACACACGAGCGCGTTTATCGCAGTCTACAAGGCGATCGAAATCGCGTGTAAGCATCCATGCGTAGGCAAGAAGATGATGTGCAAGGGATACAGGCTGTGCTGGCTGCATGTGAGTGCAACCCGGAAGCAAGGTATCCACGTGCTCTTCAGCCTGTTTTACAAGCTCAGCAACTACGCCTTTAATAAGCTCCTGCCATTCACGGATAGAATCAGAAACATACAGACGGAAATCAAGTGCCACCTGATCGTTTCTGGAACGTCCGGTGTGCAGGCGTTTGCCGGCATCACCAATGAGTTCGGAAAGACGGCTTTCAATGTTCATGTGAACATCTTCGTACTCAGTTTTCCACTGAAACGTACCGTCTTCAATTTCCTTTAGAATAGCATCAAGGCCGGATACAATAGAATCTGCATCTTCCTGAGAAATAACCTGCTGACGGGCAAGCATACGCGCATGGGCTTTAGACCCTGCGATATCCTGCCTGTAGAGGTTTCTGTCGTAGGAAACGGATTCTGTATATTCTTCTACGAGCGCAGCGGTTTTCTGACGAAAACGTCCGCCCCACATCTTTTTTTCTGCCATGATGAGAACCTATTTTTTGTAGCCGAGAAGACGTAAGCCCTGAAGCTTAATAAAACCGGCTGCGTCTGCCTGATCGTAAACATCATCCTCTTCAAAAGTAGCGAGGTCTTCGCGGTAGAGAGAGTAAGGAGACTTACGGCCAACAGGAATAACGTTACCTTTGTACAGTTTAATACGGACAGTACCGGAAACGTTTTTCTGGGTTTCATCAATAAGTTTCTGCATTGCTTCACGCTCAGGAGCGAACCAGAAACCATTATAGATGCATTCTGCATACTTAGGAATCATGGAATCGCGCAGGTGCATGGTATCACGGTCAAGGCAGATGCCTTCGAGATCGCGATGCGCAACATGCAGGATGGTGCCGCCCGGAGTTTCGTACACGCCGCGTGACTTCATGCCAACGAAACGGTTTTCAACCATATCGAGACGACCGACGCCGTGTTTACCACCAACAGTGTTAAGCGCTTTAACCATTTCGGCAGGGCTTAATTTTTCACCGTTAAGAGCAACAGGGTCACCGTTGATAAATTCGAGTTCAATGTATTCAGCTTCGTCCGGAGCTTCTTCTACAGGAACAGCCATGATGTAGGAACCCGGGCCCGGCTCAAGCCAAGGAGATTCAAGCTCGCCACCTTCAAAAGAGCAGTGAAGCATGTTTCTGTCCATGGAGTAAAGCTTACGGGATGCTGCAACAGGAAGCGGAATACCGTGCTGTTCTGCAAAGTTGTTAAGATCTGTACGGGAACGGAAGTTCCATTCGCGCCAAGGTGCAATAACTTTGATGGATGGATCAAGAGCCATTGCAGAAAGTTCGAAACGAACCTGATCGTTACCTTTACCGGTTGCACCGTGTGCTACGGCCTGTGCACCTTCTTCGTGTGCAATTTCGATAAGGCGTTTAGTGATAAGAGGACGCGCAATGGAAGTACCGAGCAGGTAGCGGCCTTCGTAGATTGCGTTAGCGCGCATCATCGGGAAGATGTAGTCGCGTGCGAACTCTTCACGGAGATCTTCAACGTATGCGCGAGTAGCACCGGTTGCCAATGCTTTTTCATCTACGCCGTCGAGATCTTCTTCCTGACCTAAATCAGCAGTAAGGGTAACAACTTCACAATTGTAAGTAAGTGCAATCCATTTAAGGATTACGGAAGTATCGAGCCCGCCGGAGTATGCGAGCACTACTTTTTTAATATCATTAGCCATTTCGTACCTTCCATTCTTTTATTGAAAAGCGGGACACATTACATGCCCCGCATCATATCTAACAACAAATCCCGATCACCCAGCAACCTGATGTAGCTGGCTGCATTGAATACTCATCCGCAGCAACAACACAGCATGGTTTCTGTTTGTCTTAATCTGCTTTGAATACCCATTCGAGAATTGCTTTTTGCATGTGCAGGCGGTTTTCTGCCTGATCCCATACAATAGACGCCGGACCTTCAAAAACTTCTTCGCTCACTTCTTCACCGCGATGCGCAGGCAAACAATGCATGAACTTTGCGTCAGGATGAGCAAGAGCCATCATCTTCTCATCAATCATGTATCCTGCAAATGCTTTTTCGCGACGTTTCTGCTCTTCTTCCTGTCCCATAGATGCCCATACGTCTGTATTTACGTAGTGTGCACCCTCAAGAGCCAGCTTTGGATCATGGGTACAGAAGATTTTAGCTCCAGCCTGCAGCGCAAAAGAAAGCAGTTCTTTATCCGGCTCGTAGCCTTCCGGAAACGCCATAAACAGCTCAAACGGAAAGTACATTGCAGCTTCAATCCATGAATTAGCCATGTTGTTGCCATCGCCAACCCATGCAACCCGTACTGCGTCAAAGTTAGGAGTGCGTTCATGAATAGTCAGGAGGTCACTCATAATCTGACATGGGTGCCCTTGGTCAGTCAGCGCATTAACAACAGGGATATCACCGTAATGTACCAGCTGTTCAATGTTTTCCTGACCGAAGGTTCGAACAATCATACAGTCATTGTATCGGGAGAGCACTCGAGCAGTATCTTTTAGCGGTTCACTTCGACCCAACTGGCTTTCAGCCGGAGTCATAAAAATAGTTTTACCGCCAAGGTGGTATACAGCTGTTTCAAAAGAAACACGTGTACGGGTGGATGCCTTTTCAAAAAGCATAATCGCTGTTTTGCCAGCCATAAGGTCACAACGGTAGTCTGTGTCCTTCATCTCTTTAGCGCGGGCAATAAGGTCATGCGCAGCTTGGCAACCCAAATCTCTGATACGTGTAAAGTGCTTGGTCATCATGACCCCCTGTAAGTGTGTGCTTTCCCAATAATGTCCTTAAAAAATGGTCTCAGAATTTCAGCAGATGAAACAGCGGGAACGCTCTTTCATCAGATTGAACAACCCTTGTGCAGTGCACGATGCTAAAAAAAGCCAAGATCGAAGCATACATAGATGTATGTGGGAATTTGGCTTTTTTGCAGCAACACCAGCTCGCCTTAACGGAGCTTCAACCTCTTGGAAACAAAGCCCCTTAAGATGTGTTGCAATATGCGGGTTTATTTTCAATCTGGAGATCCTTGCCGAAAATAACCTGAAGCCGGCAGTTTAGGCTTATTAGCCAATATTGTAAACCCAATGAGTGCGGATTTCTCATGGAATATCCACGGAAAATGCTGTTTACAGCACAGCCCGACGCTACATTAACCGGAACGCGCACAAACGCTGAACATTGAGCACAGATATATGCTTCAATACGCCTCTATCCTTCATCACTCCTTATGCAACCGTTTCCATTACAGTGTAGAGTTGCAAAATAGTGACTGCACCGGTATAGAATAACAATGAGCACAAAAGCATACAGCAATCCTTTACGACACTATCGGCAACAGTATACTCGGCACGACGATGAGCTGGCCTTTCAGGTTCTTGTCGAAGAGACAGATCTGCATGTAACCGCATGCAAGAACCTGTCTC
This sequence is a window from Halodesulfovibrio aestuarii DSM 17919 = ATCC 29578. Protein-coding genes within it:
- a CDS encoding branched-chain amino acid aminotransferase translates to MDFKLDLLPEEKRNYNCLSELETLSFGQLRSDHMFVAEYEDGEWKNARIVPYQNFSIAPGAMVLHYGQALFEGAKAFQRDGELYTWRFDKNAERLNESARILCMPEIPVDFQIEALNRLLDIERNWCPKVEESSLYIRPFMFATQDSLGVHPSSKYIYCIMLSPSGPYYAGGFSNTVTLLVTEKFHRATPGGTGAAKACGNYAASLRAQEFAKSKNCAQVLYLDTTNTYLEEVGAMNHFHIMKDGSIIIPEFTDTILKSITSQSVLELFPNARQERIKIADFLEQIENGEIIEAGGFGTAAVITPVGKYVTDDGKEYVVGDGEIGKHTRAIYEKYVSMQRGDIEAPEGWLVQVPHY
- a CDS encoding RNA recognition motif domain-containing protein is translated as MVKSIFVGNLAWSAEDDDLRNFFAECGTVIRVRIMKDQETGRSRGFAFVDMDADEADAAIETLNGKNLMGRPATLSEAKAREPRRS
- the argH gene encoding argininosuccinate lyase; translation: MAEKKMWGGRFRQKTAALVEEYTESVSYDRNLYRQDIAGSKAHARMLARQQVISQEDADSIVSGLDAILKEIEDGTFQWKTEYEDVHMNIESRLSELIGDAGKRLHTGRSRNDQVALDFRLYVSDSIREWQELIKGVVAELVKQAEEHVDTLLPGCTHMQPAQPVSLAHHLLAYAWMLTRDFDRLVDCDKRARVCPLGAAALAGTTYPLDPASVAEELGMYGTFKNSMDAVSDRDFVLESLFAGSLVMTHLSRLNEELVYWANPNFGYIYLPDAYATGSSIMPQKKNPDVSEIMRGKVGRTFGALMNLLATVKGLPMTYNRDMQEDKEPFIDTDKTVSTSLAIMAGMLSELRFNTKRMEEVLKQGFLNATELADYLVGKGVPFREAHHITGAAVALAEDKNKGLEDLSIEEFNTVSDLISDDVYEVLSYKNAVARRKTQGGTGPDAVRAQIAELNGWLS
- a CDS encoding argininosuccinate synthase, with translation MANDIKKVVLAYSGGLDTSVILKWIALTYNCEVVTLTADLGQEEDLDGVDEKALATGATRAYVEDLREEFARDYIFPMMRANAIYEGRYLLGTSIARPLITKRLIEIAHEEGAQAVAHGATGKGNDQVRFELSAMALDPSIKVIAPWREWNFRSRTDLNNFAEQHGIPLPVAASRKLYSMDRNMLHCSFEGGELESPWLEPGPGSYIMAVPVEEAPDEAEYIELEFINGDPVALNGEKLSPAEMVKALNTVGGKHGVGRLDMVENRFVGMKSRGVYETPGGTILHVAHRDLEGICLDRDTMHLRDSMIPKYAECIYNGFWFAPEREAMQKLIDETQKNVSGTVRIKLYKGNVIPVGRKSPYSLYREDLATFEEDDVYDQADAAGFIKLQGLRLLGYKK
- the argF gene encoding ornithine carbamoyltransferase, giving the protein MTKHFTRIRDLGCQAAHDLIARAKEMKDTDYRCDLMAGKTAIMLFEKASTRTRVSFETAVYHLGGKTIFMTPAESQLGRSEPLKDTARVLSRYNDCMIVRTFGQENIEQLVHYGDIPVVNALTDQGHPCQIMSDLLTIHERTPNFDAVRVAWVGDGNNMANSWIEAAMYFPFELFMAFPEGYEPDKELLSFALQAGAKIFCTHDPKLALEGAHYVNTDVWASMGQEEEQKRREKAFAGYMIDEKMMALAHPDAKFMHCLPAHRGEEVSEEVFEGPASIVWDQAENRLHMQKAILEWVFKAD